The Nerophis lumbriciformis linkage group LG07, RoL_Nlum_v2.1, whole genome shotgun sequence genome window below encodes:
- the LOC133623080 gene encoding class I histocompatibility antigen, F10 alpha chain-like, whose amino-acid sequence MPCRYHGRRNPCSLEGIVSLKQREIVAFVFCFVYIAEKLSIASTTVLIVLHAVALKRHLSYQQELSLQVAHPSCTVIHTLQYFQTASSQVPNFPEYVSVGYVDGVEISYYDSNIRKAESKQDWMNKITAEDPKYWQRQTEINVGNEFTAKRNLEVRKKRFNQTGGVHINQRMYGCEWNDETDEVKGWDQRGYDGEDYISLDMKTWTYTAAKPQAFPSKLKWDQNIFIRDDLKYYFTEDCPSYLKKHVKNGKKVLMRTELPEVFLLQKTPSSPVTCMATGFYPDLADLFWRKDGEQIFEDVEHGELLPNHDGTFQMSVELKVEVTAEVEGKYECVFQLSGVKEDLVTKLERRSILSNASHEARHGGVELSEKVAAEG is encoded by the exons ATGCCTTGCCGATATCACGGGAGGAGGAACCCATGCAGCTTGGAGGGAATCGTCTCTCTCAAGCAGagagagatcgtcgccttcgtCTTCTGCTTTGTCTATATTGCGGAAAAGCTGAGCATCGCATCTaccactgtcctcatcgtcctgcACGCCGTCGCACTCAAGCGTCACCTC AGCTACCAGCAGGAGCTTAGTCTTCAGGTGGCACACCCAAGTTGCACAG TGATTCACACGCTGCAGTATTTCCAAACTGCgtcctctcaagttccaaacttcccagagtatgtgagtgttggttatgttgatggagttgagattagttactatgacagcaacatcaggaaagcagaatccaaacaggactggatgaacaaaatcacagcagaggaTCCAAAATACTGGCAGAGACAAACAGAGATCAATGTTGGTAATGAGTTTACTGCCAAACGCAACCTTGAAGTTCGTAAGAAGCGTTTCAACCAaactggag GTGTTCACATTAACCAGAGGATGTATggatgtgaatggaatgatgagactgatgaggtTAAAGGTTGGGATCAGCGCGGTTATGATGGAGAAGATTACATATCGTTGGACATGAAGACATGGACATATACTGCAGCAAAACCACAAGCTTTCCCCTCCAAACTCAAGTGGGACCAGAACATATTTATACGAGACGACCTTAAGTATTATTTCACTGAGGATtgtccttcttacttgaagaagcatgtgaagaatgggaagaaggtcctaatgagaacag agcttccagaggtgttcctcctccagaagacgccatcctctccagtcacctgcatggcgacaggtttctaccccgacttagccgacctgttttggaggaaagacggcgagcagatcttcgaggacgtggagcacggagagctgctccccaaccacgacggaaccttccagatgtcggtggagctgaaagtggaggtgacggccgaggtggagggcaagtacgaatgtgtgttccagctgtctggcgtcaaggaggacctggtcaccaagctggagagaagaagcatcctgagcaacgcaagccatgaag CTCGCCACGGCGGCGTGGAGCTCTCCGAGAAGGTGGCGGCTGAAGGCTGA